TCACCGAAAGTcagataaataaaatgtttttaataaattttgcagaCTAACAACAAAATTCACGTGAGAAAAATAAGGTAACACCAAGTTATTCGGATAAAACGGAAATGGGGGATATATACACTGATACAAACACACTACAGTCATGACTCATCCTGTGGTTAGGAACAGCCGAACAATAATGCAGAGAAACTaacttttgtttataaataaatattaaagttCCAAAAATATAAGGTGTTCCTTTAAAAAACTATCTGAAAAACTGAACAACCACAAATATACTGTATACATGAGATTTATACTTTAATGCTTTAAAGAAAACAAACGATTTGTGGATTGACCTAATTCATGTAAGTGATTCTATTATTCCTACCTCGGCTCCTTGGTGCATTGGAggtgattttaatgaaatatatttttaaaatagcttAGTGTTGAAAATAAACATGAGcttctatatattttgaaacaaccCATTTTCATATTCAAAGAGAGCAACACTAAGGtgtattttagcaaaaaaaaaaaaacactaaggtgtataaaaataaataaataaataataatataaattaattagaacCGCTGTGTGTGTATAAAAATCCTTTTTATGTGTTTATGctgttgtttctttttttttatgctgTTGTTTCTGTCTCTTGAATTCTCTTACCACGCCTTAATCTTCTGTTATTACCGTTATTCTTCGGCTTCGATGACGATGGATCGATCCAGTTCTTGTCTTGTTCCACCGCTTTGTTCCAGCGTTCTTCAAAAATCTGAAGCTCCCATGTTGATTGCCTCCTTATCTACTTTGTTTCATCAAAACCATACGAGTAAACTTATGATGCCAATTCTTTTTCTTCTATCGGCGACAATGTACCTAAGATAGAATCTGATGGAGATTTACTCACCGAGGTTCTCGAATCATGGCCATGTCTCTTGAAAATATCAAACGAAAAAGAACCATAAACATGTGAGCTTCTTTACTTAGAGATCAGAACGAGTTCTTTTTATCTCGGAGTCTTACCTTCTTCTCAGAGTGTCCACTTTCACCTAAAGTTTGAATGCCTTGATGAAATATATACTCACTATCCACGATCCCTACATTCTTCGTTCTGTCTCCCTAAAACCATGCTCACAAGTTGTAGAGAACCAAATGAAAAGTTTCATACAAGAAAATCTTGAATGAGAATTGCTAATTATACAAGAGAAGAAGTTCACCTGTGCACAATACCCTAGTTTCATATCCATTCCCCATCCATGAACCAGATCATTCTACAAAATCCAATACAAAAATGAACtcaaagtgaaaaaaaatactaaccgCAAGTGAAAAATTTACCTGTATAAGATTCCAAGTGCAGAACCAAGCAGCTCTTGAAAACACAGGAGCCATTCCTTCAacaaatctacaaaaaaaagtgTATCAATTATGTTTATAAACTTTCACAGAAATGATTCATCGCCTACTAAACCATAATTACCCTGTGCAAGGAGGATCCTGGCTTGCATCAGAACAAACTCTATGGCCTCTACTAATGTAAACTCTCCTGTGTTTTTCGGCATCATGTTGTAAAGCAAGTACTAAAAACTTGCAtcgcaaacaaacaaaaaatctcTCATGGATAAATAATTTGAACCTATGAAATATCATTGTGCTAAAACGGACTGTGATTTTGTGGTGGATTCCACTCGAGTTTGAGTCCAAAGCCGGTTGCGATATCTCCAGTCCCTCTGATTTAACTATCTCCAAATACCTTCAGAAAATGGTGTCACACTCATGATTTCTTGCAGTACAAGGATATATTGAAGAAGGTTTTTTAAATAACTGAATTTTACCTCTCTGGTGTGAAATTCTCAACTCCAAGATCCTCATcccaaacaaatatataatcataGATGAATACAACATCAGGATGGAGAAATCGTTTTGCAAACCACCTGAAATCAAGagagaaatattttataaaaccaatGTTACACAATTGAACATTAAACTCACACAACATTCTCTCTATGTTATTATCTTCTTTAAAGATGCATACAATGAGGACGCCCATGGAGTCTACCAGAGAATGAGAAAGAAAACAACCATTTAGTCTGGTCCTGTGCAACTATATGTATGGCCTTCGAACTCCATTCCAGATCCCACCATTGATCCATATTACCATCGTAATGGAACAGAACAACCGTGAAATTCGCTGGAAGAAACTGAGAGACGACGCAAGAGCTTTACATTAATAGGAAACCTCTGTTCTTCAGTGCCTAGgagttgtaaaataaaaaatagcaaTACCTTCTTTACAATAGTGTCAACATTACCCTTTTGCTTAATTCCTACGGGTATCGCCAACAAGTTACGGTTAGTCATTTCTACACCCTGTGTTTAACAATCAcaacacatattaaaaaagtCTTTTAGCTACAGAGATATTCAGTTAcagatttacaaaaaaaaagttacagaTTATGCCACGTTTCTTGATGAAATAGTACTAACCTTTGACCTCAAACTACTAGTAGACCAGAGAGGCTTCAGTTCGAGGTCTGATCTAGGCTGCATGATACCACGCGGCAAGCCTCTTAACTTCTCATCGACTGGTTCTGATTCCTGGATACAGTCCACGACTGAGCGTTACATTAAactagaaaataagataattttgAGTATCAAAATGTTACCTTTGCCATGTCAAATGGATAACCTGCTTCTTCTAGCTGAAGGatagatagaaaaaaaaaagagtttactTATGAAATAATCAAGTCACCACATTCAAAGAGATCAAAAACGATCGGTTAGAACATTACATCTGTATCTTCGAATTGAATATATGTGGTCTTATACCAAAAGATCAAAAGTGCTGTACATATGAGAGCCAAAAAGGGCTTTATTCTCCACCAGGATTTACTCTGCAAGACTCAAGCATTATGCTGTTCAAACAGTATAATAAACCTAAACACAATCGAGGAGGAGGTTCTACAAAGCAAAACCAAAGCTTACCACATCTTGAgcattgtttctttttttaactagTGATGGTTTGATCGACTTCATAGACGACTCCATAATAATCTGATACAGAAGCAAATTCAACCCTAAGACTAGTTTTagcaacaaaaaatatatatatttcaagaaTCAGAAAACTCACCACCAGACTGGTGTTCTCCCAAGAACAGAGAACAATAAGACAACTTAACCAGACCGTACTGGTCACTGAACCTCAATCTGTTAGGCCGATTGTTTATACGTTTGCCATATGGTTTAATTTCATCGTAGTAAGTTGCATCAAACATATAGCCAATGAAAATTACCATCTGGTTACTTTACGTGAACTAGAATTGGAGCAAAGTAAAAAAGGTTTAAAATACATCCTAAAATGGTAATAGCGGTAGAACGTTATAGTTTATATtaccaaatatataaaagaacaaAGTTTGCAAGTTTTTCTCGTTGATATATAAACAGGTGGTTGACAagtgattttataaaagaagTCACGTTAATTAAATACATTAGTCTCATGGAGATTGAATTAGCCAAAAGTGGAAGTGTTTTAATATGTAACGGTATAAACTTAGATCATTTACCCCGTCATGCAACTTAAGCAATAAACTCAACGTCTCCCTCTCTGATGAGTCCGGTCAGAGAGATCATTCTAGATGTTAATTGTGAGTTTTGATTTGCATATACAttgttttggctttgtttttgCTATAAATTCACAGCTGTGATTGATAAATATAGATATTGCCAATAAATGTTCTGTGTATCAATGCAACCCAAGTTAAAGTCTTGAATATGTGCTCAAGGATACTAAGGGCATaaaccagttttttttttctggatccTAATGCTATATGTACACATAATAACCCAATCAATATATAGTGATATCATcgggaaaaaaacaaaaacatccgATGCCAAAACTCAACTCAGAGTGGTTGGTAGCTCGAATGTTTAGTAATAAGCCAATGCGTAATATACATGATAAAGAAAACAAGTCTTTCAACATTCTTGAATGGAGTTTGAGTTGGAGGGGTCTCTTGATGAGCTATGTTGATGCTGAGACTGTGAGATGTGTAGAGGAGGACGAGGCACGGGCACTGGATGAGCAATGAAAGTAGGGATGTCGTCTCCTGGCATCAATACTGATACTCCGTTCGTGTAAACAGTCATCTGCATATCGATACATCAGAAAATCAGTCAATTCACAACTCATTTCCAACAGAATACAGATATGAATATTATGTTCCATGAGCCAACAAAACATAAGCAAATGAGTGGGGAGAAGACAATGACAGATCTAAAACATGTGTCATTGTTCCCCCAACAGCAGCTCAAGTTAAAGAGGAAGAAAAGGGAAAACATAGTTGGCTTAACTTTACATTTATGGGTCCTCTCATGTTTCTGAATGGTTTCTATCTAAGTCTTTCATCACATGGTTTTGGTCCATGGCCATGTAAAATCAATCATAAATGCCAATCAGTCTTTATCAAAACTAGTATATCTAACAAGAAAACAAGGGATACAAAGGAGGACCCATAGGCCATAATCATACAAGGGAGGAAGGACTAATTCAAGCTTAAGCTCATTTCTCAAAAACACAAATGGGATTTAATCTCCGTTGGTGAGCAATGTTAAGCTACTATTTAGTATCCAAAGAGATGCGATACAAAGAAGTTTACAGGAAACAATTACCACAAGAATATGTCAATGAGGAACAATTCGAGCTTTCTGAGTATGTTCTCTTAGTCTTAAAGATAAGATTAGATTCAAGAGGACCACTGAACACCCAAGAAAGAACATGATTAAACTATAGCATAGGAGGAATGTTAGGTTTCAAGAAAACTTGTGGGGCCAATTATGTTCCTAGGACATGTCAGACACACATGGTTTTAGACTTGGACGTTATACCTCATTATCCATCTTCAACAATAATACTTACAAAGAGAATCAAAATCTTCAACAAACAAAACTTTATTACACTTCTTTCTTGTCTCCTTCGCCATTATGAAGGAGAGgagtaaaataaaaacagaagaTTTATAAATGACGAAAGAAATCAATGAATGCATCACCATATATACATACGTGAATGAGGAAGACATCTTTAAATGTTGATGATGTAAAAGCATGTGCATTGTTGGGTCTCTTTCAATACTCAAAATAGTACACAGAATCAAAGCCTTATAACTTTTTGCATGAACGTGTTCACAAATGAAAACAAGTACAACCCCTCAGACTATAAATGTAATTTTTGAGGACTAATTAATCAagtctaattaaaaaaaacaaagttcgAAGATTCAAGGAAGAAAgcatcattaaaaaaaactgaaactcTATTTAGAATCCAATTGTCAAAATCAGATTAGTCAAACTAAGTCAACACTTAACAGTACTAAGCAGACAAGAATGCGACAGTCAAAAGTAAAGTACTTGCCTTTGGAGATTGGTAACCGAGCTTAGATGATGTGCCATTGAACCCGACCCGAGATTCCATACCCAAGAGGATCCGACCAGAAGAGGAATCAGAGTTAGTGGTTGTTGTTCGAACGAGTTTCTCGAAGATAGCCATGACGAGGAACATTGAAATGAGAATGGCTGTAGCTACGAAACCAAAGGAGAATGCACTAACTGAGTCGTCGTCGAATCGTGATATACATGGTTCTTCTCGCCGGAGATTCGTCGGAGCTCCAATGGGCGGCCATGGTTGATGATGGTTCATGCTCGTCTCCAAGCGCTCAAGCTCTCTCATTTCTGATATTTCAAGTTAGTTTGGCCTTTTAAGTGTTGTGAGTTCGTTGAGGTGTGAAAGTTTTGGGATTGTATtagaaattgttttaaaattgtaaacttTTTGGGGACACACATGTTGTCCTTTTATTACACAGCTTTTTAGAGAATTACAAAGAGAATAGTGATGTTTGTTTACTAAAATAGTCAAGTTTAATGAATTTTAGACAGTATATATTATCTTGAATATGTGTAGATTTTTAAGATACAAGTGTATATAAGGGAATCTATAActtaattttcaatatatattttaaaactgttcTTACCAGTTTTTGAAATCTTTTAACATCActatgaaatctttttttttttgaaaaaaaacatcacTATGAAATAAACCAATGTATGGTCAATGGTGGGCACAGTGATTAATCATTTTAAGAGCAAAGCGTAAACTCATTACAATcccaaaatctattttttttctttgttagcTCCCAAATTCTAAATACATCACGTATAATCATTTTGCATGGATTGTTTTGGTGTTCCGGCTCAGACGTTTAGTGGTTTAAATGAGGTTGGTTGCTGGAAAACTCTTAACCAAAAATCTGGCAAGCTCCAAGATTATTCAGATGTTTTGAAGAATTAAAGTTAACAATAAACCtatttaatactattatattCA
This genomic stretch from Raphanus sativus cultivar WK10039 unplaced genomic scaffold, ASM80110v3 Scaffold4076, whole genome shotgun sequence harbors:
- the LOC130507139 gene encoding uncharacterized protein LOC130507139 isoform X1, whose translation is MESSMKSIKPSLVKKRNNAQDVSKSWWRIKPFLALICTALLIFWYKTTYIQFEDTDLEEAGYPFDMAKESEPVDEKLRGLPRGIMQPRSDLELKPLWSTSSLRSKGVEMTNRNLLAIPVGIKQKGNVDTIVKKFLPANFTVVLFHYDGNMDQWWDLEWSSKAIHIVAQDQTKWWFAKRFLHPDVVFIYDYIFVWDEDLGVENFTPERYLEIVKSEGLEISQPALDSNSSGIHHKITVRFSTMIFHRFKLFIHERFFVCLRCKFLVLALQHDAEKHRRVYISRGHRVCSDASQDPPCTGFVEGMAPVFSRAAWFCTWNLIQNDLVHGWGMDMKLGYCAQGDRTKNVGIVDSEYIFHQGIQTLGESGHSEKKRHGHDSRTSIRRQSTWELQIFEERWNKAVEQDKNWIDPSSSKPKNNGNNRRLRRGKRIQETETTA
- the LOC130507139 gene encoding uncharacterized protein LOC130507139 isoform X2, with product MESSMKSIKPSLVKKRNNAQDVSKSWWRIKPFLALICTALLIFWYKTTYIQFEDTDLEEAGYPFDMAKESEPVDEKLRGLPRGIMQPRSDLELKPLWSTSSLRSKGVEMTNRNLLAIPVGIKQKGNVDTIVKKFLPANFTVVLFHYDGNMDQWWDLEWSSKAIHIVAQDQTKWWFAKRFLHPDVVFIYDYIFVWDEDLGVENFTPERYLEIVKSEGLEISQPALDSNSSGIHHKITVRFSTMIFHRRVYISRGHRVCSDASQDPPCTGFVEGMAPVFSRAAWFCTWNLIQNDLVHGWGMDMKLGYCAQGDRTKNVGIVDSEYIFHQGIQTLGESGHSEKKRHGHDSRTSIRRQSTWELQIFEERWNKAVEQDKNWIDPSSSKPKNNGNNRRLRRGKRIQETETTA
- the LOC130507138 gene encoding uncharacterized protein LOC130507138; this translates as MRELERLETSMNHHQPWPPIGAPTNLRREEPCISRFDDDSVSAFSFGFVATAILISMFLVMAIFEKLVRTTTTNSDSSSGRILLGMESRVGFNGTSSKLGYQSPKMTVYTNGVSVLMPGDDIPTFIAHPVPVPRPPLHISQSQHQHSSSRDPSNSNSIQEC